In Phaseolus vulgaris cultivar G19833 chromosome 7, P. vulgaris v2.0, whole genome shotgun sequence, the genomic stretch AAACTGTGAAAAAGGGATTGCATGAGACGAAGTTGCATGCTACTTCCCTTGCTCTAGATTGCGTAGGCCTGTTCAAAGATGAAGTTCTTTCACCACACTTCTCACCTGTGTATTCAAAgattctattaaaaaataaactttaaatctaatttaattttattaaattggaAGGAAGATTTGTACGCAATTGTGCTTGAAACGGAAGtctaaattatgaaaattagaCTCTAAATaactttgatatcatattaagaataatataacttcagaaaattgttttatatAGTATGAAATGTAGTTATCTTTAATCAAATAACGAATCTCGAATCTCTTTATgataaacaaattcattttgCAAGTTTGTTATTATGGATAGTTCCTACAAAAGATCGGACTAATGACGTATACAATTCTTGAATTTTTATGTAGATGTTACATAGTTGGTTCTCATCATTTGGAGACTACGGGTATAATAAGAGCATCCATCAACAAAAGGCTCGTCTTTAATATGATCATCTTGTAATCCATCAACAAAAGGATCGTCTTTAAGATGATCGAAGGATCGTCTTTAAGATGATCGAAGGATCGTCTTTAAGATGATCATCTTGTGGCTATTGAGAACGAATCAAATCAGATGATTCTATTTCTTATTAAAATTCTATTTCTAAGAATGTTTTCTATCTCGGTTCCCGAGAAAAATATATCATTCAAAATCAGAGTTTCTCaaaaagttaaagttaaaggattaataatttatacatacacgatgatagtaataaaaaagaaaaaagaactcATCTTTCTTTTATCACTTAGAAGATGAAAGTTTCTTACAGGATTTTGAATGAGAGAGAAAAAGTGAGAAATTGGATCTACAACAAAAGTCTCAACCAGTCATTAACATGTTTAGTGAAGCATCTTAAACCCTCACAACTACTAAATGTCATGAACATAAAATTCTGATGATCCATATGATACacaaaaaatgtaaacatgaatGGTAGCAATAAACAATGAATCCTTACCCCTTATTTGTTCATCCTTCACATCTTGCCCTTCATCCAAAACCATGTCGGATTCCTCCTCGGTTTTAACAAGGTTGTCGTTTTCATCTCCATTGCCACAAGGATAGTCTATTTCTAGTGCACTCTGGTCAAGTATGATTACATGAATCTGGGAAGTTCCTtcatatttaaagaaaataaaatgtccTTGATCTAGGGAATAATGTTCCACAAATTCTTTCCAACCCTTTTCCAGCCAAATCTCACCCTTGTCTTCTGCCCAATTCACTTTCCATTCTGTTCCATCTGGAGGCTTCATGAACAAGGGATTTGGCAAGCCACTTCCATATTTGCAACTGAATTTGTTGGGTATTTTCTGCACACAAAAACACTGTTGGTTAGTGTGAAATATGCTCATAAATCTCTGTTAGTTGCTTATATCTATATGAATATATCAGTAGCAAATATTTCAATTAtcatacacacacatatagATATAAGCCTAAGAATGCTTACAAGCCTTTCAAGATTAGTTTTAAGAATAACTTTGAAGAAGTTGATTGGCAGAGAAGCCATGCTTGCAGTTTGAATATAGAAGCTGATAAAATGAAATTTCTGGTGAGAAAGCAAGTGAAACTACCATTGTTGTGAccttgtatatatatataaagctaCTTGCAGTTTCCTGCTGAATTGTCATGATTAGCCCTCAGATCAGAACAAATTTTTGTGAGTCAGATTATCTTTATTCACTTAAATTTCTGACTTTCAAAGTTCCCATATATTTTCCCTTGGGATTTTCTTTCTCAATGTGTCACTTGCTTGATTAAATTGATTCTTAGGAAATGCATAAAtctctaatatatttttaatgaataaaaaaacattattaatttcagtattaagaaaaaaaattaaatctaactcaattttattaAACTGATAATTCAtattgcacccacttatatattataaaattttatatcttATGAAATGTTAACATCTTTAGTCAAAATGGTATCTCCAGCACACCTCTCACGTCAAAAACATGTCACGTATGACTACATGTGTATGTATATGTAATTCGATAATTGGTAACTTGATAAGTCCAACAACCTattgttataataaattataaaaataaattattttaatattatattaaaaagcgaactttaattttaattcaatattttaaattatcataattcaaaatttacgtaaacttatatattataaaatattttatctttaatcgaTATTAGATTAACGACTTAAGAGTTTAAGTTTTGGAGTCTTGAGTTTAAGtttgatattgagattattattCATTGGTGAATTTCTATGGTGACTACATAAAATTCTTCAATATTAAAGCAACAGGTTGGGATTTAGGAATAACGAGAGTGGGAATTGTAAAAGCCATGAATTTCCTCaatctctctcttttttctgcTCCATTCACTATCAATCTTTAATCTTCATAGTCAAATATAAGCCTTCAATTCGGGTCAATCTGCTCGCCATTGAGTTGGGCCAAATTATTCGGCTGTCCTATGGATTTAGggagtttcttcctgcatctctacatttttctttctgcacccctaaattctttaaaatactgaaattatagttttatataattttggaaTAGGGTTCCGTAAGAAAATGTGTTTCCAGAATAGGAAATCTGGAAGATAAAAAATTCTTCCAGAATATCCTatccaaaatacatttttttatttctgaattagtaaatccaaaattaataaaatgtgttCTGAAAAATATATTCCAGAAATATTTCGAAAAAAACAATCcaaaattcatatttaaaagagataaaataGTCTTCTTTGAAAAATGAtggggtggaggaagaaatttGTTAGAGTGCAGAAAGAAACAGCCAGATTTATTAGTTAAGTTGGGCCTCCattattgtaaaatataatCACAATCAAAGCTATTACTTCATACACCCCCATTGAGTGCGAAATATCAAAATTGCCCTTATCGGTTTTTTACTTTAACCCTACTTTTTTCTCCTTTCTCCTTCCCCGCGCGTATATTTCTGAAGACTGATTCCCGGTAACCCAAACTTCACCATTTTAACCAACAAAACAGTAAGAAAAATCACTTTTAATACCTAAAActggaattttaaaaaaatatggggTTGCAGGTAAAAAATGGTGGGGTGCTAAAAACAATATTCTACAGTCAAATGCTTAAGGCAATGTAATAGGTTTAACTCGTTTCAAAATTAAGTTGAAAGATTTTAGATAACCTTTTTATACTATATTtagaaaaacaatatatatatatataataaaattaatttatatataagccctctcatataatttttttcaatttttttatttttaagttgtgCATGAAGTACTTTAActtataaacaaatttaatttattttttttataaatttttataggAAAAACTCTTCTTACTCCTAATCTCACGAAGGTTGAATTGATCAATCAATTTTTATCAGCATTGTAGTATGATgatgaaattatttttgttaattattttgCATTTGAACATAAAAAGTAATTTAGATTTgaatataaaaagtaatttagaTTTGAATAAAGAATATATAGAAGCAAATAATATAACCCTGGGAAATTGTTACAGAGAGAAGAGAGTgtggaagaaagaaagaaagagatggAAGTTGAAGGATCATCGAAGAAGATGATAGCGACGCAGGAGGAGATGGTGGAGGCTAGGGTTCCCTTGGCGTATCGCGATCAGTGCGCGCATTTGCTCATCCCTCTCAACAAGTGCAGGCAAGCCGAGTTTTACCTCCCATGGAAGTGCGAGAACGAGCGCCACTCCTACGAGAAGTGCGAGTACGAGCTCGTCATGGAGAGAATGCTTCAGATGCAGAAGATCCGTCAGGAACACCAAAAGTCCGACGCCACACAACCGCTAATCCTCGTCCCCAAACCCGCCAATGCCTGATTCCTTTTCCTCTTCCTCTCGCTGTAAGTTTTTTTCCAATTTGCATCGTCTGCGCCTTTTTCTTCTTGTCAATTTCTCGCCACGTAGCTGATCGGCCTCTAGGATTGGTGGATTCGCGGTTCTTAATTGTTCCGCGGTGTCCGATTCACGTTCTTGTACCGATTAGATTGCTAATTAGGATTATTAGGGCTGCTGCTCAGTTTGCGCCTCTATTATGGAATTAATCCCTTTTCCCGGTCTGTGGTGGAGTTCTTTTGATTGTACTATTATGTTATCACTTTGTGTAGTGTTTTGGGTTCACGTGACTTGATTGTGTTTTGGCTGAAAAATCGCTCCTGATACTATTCCATGTTGCAAATGGTGATGATTTGCTCCTGATAACCAACCTTGATTTTTAGGAGCAGTATTGAAGACTGTTGGTTTGGGGTAGTGTGCAATGTATCGTTGAACCCAATGCTGGTTGATGGGGAGTAGTTGTAGGACTAAGGATTGTAACCTTGAGCTTTATGTTGGTACTGGATATAGTACTAATATGGTTAATTTGGCTGGCTTTGTGTGTGGTAATCAAAATATTATTCTGTCTTTGTTTCGAAAGTAAACATCAATATTCGAGAGTTTGTAAGATACGAAAGAGGTGCTTGTTGAAATCAATATGAATGAATCTGCGAAAGAGTATGGTTATATATTAAGTGTAATGGGAACCTCTTAGATTATAAACTCTGGTTTTTCAGTTCCGTCTGCTTTTCACTCTTCTGGCTTCCTCGTGACTCTTTTGCTCTTTTTCTGTATGTTCCTATGAGCAGTGAGCATGGTTGGGATTTCAAATCCATAACCAttaattgtaaaaaattattttggattttttaaactactttaaatttagttttggtTTTAAGTCGTAATTTGAGCTCCTAGTCGAGCTCACAATGAGTAGTTGATGATGAGCCAACGGCATTTTTGGTTGTGGTCATGTAGACGATGACGAGCTAACGCCACCCTGGCCAAGGCTAATTAAACAGTGTCTTGACCAAATGATGATGTATTATGATGGTCAttgattttggattttttaaaatccaaGAAAATATCCTATTAATTGAATTGGATTTATAATCCATCCATTAAAATGGATTCAAAATGGTTTTGTTTGGAGTGGGTATGGATTGATTTGGATTTCTTGCATAGCCTTTTTCTTGTGGATTTTGCTTCTGTGAAGCACGGACTTCCTCGTGTCCCTCCCAACACGACATGGAAGCAGTGTCGGCCACAATTTCATAATGTGCCGTCTACACAT encodes the following:
- the LOC137829612 gene encoding NADH dehydrogenase [ubiquinone] 1 beta subcomplex subunit 7, with product MEVEGSSKKMIATQEEMVEARVPLAYRDQCAHLLIPLNKCRQAEFYLPWKCENERHSYEKCEYELVMERMLQMQKIRQEHQKSDATQPLILVPKPANA
- the LOC137827949 gene encoding B3 domain-containing transcription factor VRN1-like, with amino-acid sequence MASLPINFFKVILKTNLERLKIPNKFSCKYGSGLPNPLFMKPPDGTEWKVNWAEDKGEIWLEKGWKEFVEHYSLDQGHFIFFKYEGTSQIHVIILDQSALEIDYPCGNGDENDNLVKTEEESDMVLDEGQDVKDEQIRGEKCGERTSSLNRPTQSRAREVACNFVSCNPFFTVFIRPSHTATYRLSVPDLRGLIGEKERYAMLELGERGWKVKLIANNSSYFSHHRFSTGWYLFLRETELQSGDVDVKVACQIHGEFISSESY